A region of the Carya illinoinensis cultivar Pawnee chromosome 16, C.illinoinensisPawnee_v1, whole genome shotgun sequence genome:
CCAGCAAGGAAAAGACGAGGTAagaatgcttgttacaaaagtgatGGGAATGTCACATCTAAAGCGGTGGAGGCTGGTGACCAGCCCCACCGAAGGCCATGAAAATCCTCAGTTGGAACtgccgggggcttgggaacccccgaacAGTTCATAGcctttgtttccaaacaaaggagaaagatcCTGACTtggttttcttgatggaaaccaaGTTGTCCCAAGCAAGAGCTACCAAGGTAGCAAGGAAGGCCAGGTTTGAGCGTTGCGTGGCAGTAGATGCAGTAGGAAGGAGTGGTGGGTTGATGCTCATGTGGAAGCAAGATGTTCAGCTAGAATTGATTAACTATTCTCAACGACATATTAATGTGTTAATGAAGAATGATGAAAGCAATGTAAACTGGGTTCTTACCTGTTTTTATGGTCAtcctaaaacaaacaaaaggagGGAAGCATGGCAGCTGTTACAGTCATTTAATCCTAGTGATATGGGGTGGGGGATaataggtgatttcaatgagattctATCACATGATGAGAAGGTGGGAGGAAGGGTCAGATCAGAGAATCAGATGGGGTTATTTAGAGAGGTGGTTGAAAATTGCAAACTGTTTGATCTAGGATGGGAGGGGAACAAATACACGTGGTGTAACAGACACGAGAATGAAACCTTCACCAAAGAGAGATTAGATAGGGGATTGGCCAATAGAAGATGGTTGGAGGCTTTTCCAGATGCTAAAGTCAGCACCATGATGGCTTTATGCTCAGATCAGAGGCCTATCCTGCTGGAATGGTCAAGAGGAAGGGGGGAGAGGACACCCTTTTATCATCATTTCAAGTATGAGATGAACTGGAATAAGGAGGAAGGATGAGATGTAGTAAAAGGCTTCAGTCTTGGAGCAAGGACATGAGAAGAAACAGATTGGCAGCCATAAAATAGAACACAGAAGAAATTAAACAGTtgcaagaggaagagagagcAGATAACATGGGTGCCCTCAAAAGACTGCAAAAGGAGGTTGGCTTTTTACTGGACCAGGAAG
Encoded here:
- the LOC122298940 gene encoding uncharacterized protein LOC122298940, which codes for MKILSWNCRGLGNPRTVHSLCFQTKEKDPDLVFLMETKLSQARATKVARKARFERCVAVDAVGRSGGLMLMWKQDVQLELINYSQRHINVLMKNDESNVNWVLTCFYGHPKTNKRREAWQLLQSFNPSDMGWGIIGDFNEILSHDEKVGGRVRSENQMGLFREVVENCKLFDLGWEGNKYTWCNRHENETFTKERLDRGLANRRWLEAFPDAKVSTMMALCSDQRPILLEWSRGRGERTPFYHHFKYEMNWNKEEG